The sequence ACAGAACTTGCAGAACCTGTGCGTGCTCAGTTGGACTGAATACTCACCTGTACAATTCCGGCTACAAATTAAGTGATCGTCGGGGATTCGGAAGGGGAGGGCTAGAGCCATGACGAGGTACGTATTAAGCCTCCTCTTCATCGTGCCGTGTGCCTGGGAAACCACTGTCGCGGAAGTTGCGACTACGTGCGACCCCAGAGTGTGCAGCTTGCGCGACAACTGCTTCTGTTTGGGCACGCGACCGCCGACGAATCTGAGCGCCAGCAGCATGCCCCAGTTCGTCATGCTGACGTTCGACGACGCGGTCAACGAGCAGAACATGGACTTCTACCGCCAGCTGCTCGGCCCGGGAAGGCGCCGGAATCGGGCCAACGGCTGCAACTTGGCCGCCACGTTCTTCGTGTCGGCCGGCTACACCGACTTCTCGCTCGTGCACGAGCTGCACAGCGTGGGCAGCGAGATCGCGATCCACTCGATCACGTGAGTCGTGTATACCATTCGTTGTACCACCTCTTTGCATTATACACGTGGGAGTAGGGGAAAAAAACCTAGGAAGGAGCATGCCAATGAAGGAGGTCGGCAAACCAACCCCCTCTACCGCAGCGTCTGCCTCCCTAGGAGGACTATCTGCGCGTTGACTACTGGGAAATAGGCCCTCACACTCGCCATTTGGGTCTACATCCTCCCCGCGTGCTCGGCAGTTAGAAATTGCCGCTTGCCTACATATCACGTGGCGAGGGCCTatgattgcaatagcaattatatagacagtCCAGGCGAATTTTtgttgtcgccgtcgccgtgatgttccgtataatgtcAAGGGCGGTAGCACcgttgccgcgcgccgtatgctgtgtgtgcgagtgaaagtgcgtgaggggagccgacgatcggcgGCCTTATCTGGCGCGCGCAAAGGAGGAAATCTGGGAGGAAacgcgcagtcttccgtcgcgcgaaaggccgagGGAGGGAGGCGGCGTTGTTCTCCgacagcaactgcgtatttcgcgactgcGCGCAAGGggaaccgacgatcgcggctcaatctcgcgcgcacaagggagaaaagcggggaggcagcgcaggAAGGAGGGGGAGCAGCGCTCTACTCGGGCAGCAACTGTGTACTTTGCGCGGTCGTGCGCGCGCCTTTTCTTGAacgcgatctgcagacggctcataccttcgtGCGTGCTGTGTACTCGGCGCTCAGTTCGCGTCAAAGCAATATGATCCGTGAGCGCTGTCATGTTTGATCAGGCGGTGACGAGTCCATTGCTTGCCTGAACtgcctccgcgtttacaatgAGTGCGAATGACGCCgctgcggcttagcaaacctctgtttcgggagagagtaaaacatctttattaataatatttgaatggcgagagcagtgtgggaggaaccctcagtccagggtccctaagatgattccggcgatgtttcgagcccgttgtatcacagctcggaggacctcgggaggtccgtcgcggagggcatcgtcccacagctctttgttgcgtagggggtaaaggagagttagCAAAGGAGGAAAGAGGtctgcagtgcactcaatcgtgacgtggaagattgtgggccagctgccacagccagggcaacgatctgcataacagtgtgagTAGAATGTATTGAGAGAGACaactgtttcgggagatatcgtagacaGCGACTGGGTGGGCAACACAAAGCTTTGGCCACAGGTTCAAcgaacatgcaaaagcgctttggaagctGGTTAAGAcatgtccaaacggcgcgagcagcgtacaTATATAGTGCTTGTTTTACAAGCGAGGCTAAATATATATTCCAAGCTATCcgaactttccgctcatgaatcaggattagtgtatTTTGCCCTTGGTCCTGtacttggcaaatattttgaagcaacagcttgtcacatttctgactcactaaatttccttggtgcggtcaatatctgattatttctgcctaatcgccCGCGGGTGTACTCAGTTTCGATAGACTTGTTCTTGCTGtgcgcaaggcttgaaacgtagccgttttgtaaattgtaataccttgtagcgaatatgtattatcgctagtaactcacTCTTGTAGACCGTCaggaaacattcagcttcgaccttttgtgcgctatcggtgtagtccgtcatttattgcgcgtatatggtgcgcatatattcaagtgtgcgcccattcactcacTGACACGTTGACGATAGAGTGGGCGTTAAGTTTCCGTGCCAGTTGGGGTCGATGTGTGttgatactgtgcgcgaaacttactatgacaggaagcggcgcgACTCCTCGTGTcgttgtttaacgagcggtatactcactcttgccgacgtacCGGGGCTGAAGTACTTTTTTAAAGGTTAGcaatacaacgctggcggatgagcaaatttctgtatcctcgaggaaagccgtacatctTGAAGTGCCAGTAACACGTACAGACAGTTGCAGCAGTGGTCGGCGAGCTTGGCCACACACCCATCCCTTAATATACCAGtgactatttttgcagccaacgactgcacacgtcttcaatccagcacgattggagcacagtgcgtcaGCGAAAACTCAGtcgcatttccgacagctgattgcacagaagccaggtggaagcggtaatggtttcgtattcatgTACTGTAGTTGAGTCGACGTGCGACGCCCAACAGAAAGCgacatctcgtttctctagaacaaactgctccgtgTAAAAGCTCAgtacagcacgaaggtcacttcgctcgctgctgctgccgcgcttcctcacgcgtTTTGAcagagcgagtgtccgcggtcgtcgagttttgtgagttcatgtttgcttgtgcgggctgacaccacgcttgttaatttagttagtaagggaatgCTTCAGTTTTTACGTACGGTCTATAAAACTACTATACTTATTTCGTATAActctctgctaatttgctatcgcaatcgatgcttcgcctttcgggcgaaactgcgacttttcccCGTAAGTCCTTcatttacatcatcatcatcatcatcatcatcagcctgattacgcccactgcagggcaaaggcctctcccatacttctccaactaccccggtcatgtactaattgtggccatgttgaccctccaaacttcctaatctcatctgcccacctacctttctgtcgccccctgctacgcttcccttccctcggaatccagtccgtaacccttaatgaccatcggttatcttccctcctcattacatgtcctgcccatgcccatttctttttcttgatttcaactaagatgtcattaacgcgcgtttgttccctcacccaatctgctcttttcttatcccttaacgttacacctatcattcttctttccatagctcgttgcgtcgtcctcaatttaagtagaacccttttcgtaagcctccaggtttctgccccgtacgtgagtactggggCAGAAACATTTACATATTCATATATATTTATGATTAGGCTTCAATATTGTCGTAGGACGCTCCCTCCTCGTCTTTTTCATTCTTCCGTAATCTATGGTGTTTATGCAATTATTATGCTGTGTCCTCTGTCGATCTTGCTTGCGGCGATCATTATATGTTCCTTTTTGCTGTCGTATTGCAGTGTGTCATGTGTAagtatgattgattgattgagcttAACTTACCAAATAAACACACGGCCTATGCGGGAATATAGCTTGATACCGCGTGCTCAACAGCGCAGAACGCCGAAACCAGTTAACCACCGGATGATCGAGCTCCCTGCGAAATATCAGCGGGCTAGATCGGTATGAACGATTGTTTTAAGTGTATACAGCAAGCGGTATACAGGAACGCTCGATCATGAGCCACGGGAAAATCAGTGTGGATGTCTCATATGTCACTCATGAGCCGCCTTCAAATAATTCAACTGTCATTGTCTTCTGTCTGTGCAAGATGTGTGCACATGTATGCTTGCCTCAGTGGCTATCCTTCGCAAGTGACGTGAATTCATGTGCTTAAAGCTTGGCACTGGGGCTGACAGTATACTgtacaaataattaaataaaagaaagaacaataacagtAGTTGCGCTTGCAGCGCAATAAGATTATTTAAATatttaagtatatatatatatatatatatatatatatatatatatatatatatatatatatatatatatatatatatatatatatatatatatatatatatatatatatatatatatatatatagacgggGCATTAGAATGACTTTCTTCTGCAATATTAAACATCTTTTTTAGTTAGACTTAGTTAACCATACTAAGCCATAGTCATTTAGTCGAGAGCCAAAGGAAAAATATCAGAATTTTGACCTTTAGAGGAAGAAGTCTTCAAGGGGCGGCGACGACGAAGACAgtaggcaggaacacacaggacagcacaCAAGACAGGGGGGTGTGtttctgtcttcgtcgtcttgcgccgccccttcaagatgttcaaccagtaccaactcgcccaaatgtcgatccttctagaGGAAGAAGTGCACAGCAACGCGAAATTGCACCAAATTTATTCGTTTTAGCTTTTGATACGTCAACGACTTCGCGTTGCCGGAGACGTAGTCAGGAGCAGTCGTTTTGATGGCGCCATGTTGTGGCGCACAGTTTAAGCATAGGGTACAAAGATATTACACTGACCAACCATATATGTCTACACAGCTGCTGCTTTAAATAGTAGGCAGCGACGTAATCGCTAACTCGTGCTCATTTTAATATTTCTATTCGACGAGAACACTAATTATGTAGCACAAGAACGTTTCTCTAACGCATTGTGTTTTGACAGTGCGCCGATGGATGTCGCTGCCAGCGTTGCTACTGCCGTCTGCGTCTCCAGTAACCCGAGGGGCGCTTCTGGACATTAGAAAGATTTAGCGTGTCCGTATTCCGGTAAACGCAGGCTAGCTGTGTGTTTTGCCGGATGGGCGGAGGCATAAACGTGAGCGTGCTGCTTGGTGCAGCCTACTGGTGGCGCAGAGCCCAACCAGCAAAACACCTAATATTggtgtaaccaagtgtaaaatattttagACATTTCAAAAGACAACGTATTCACAGTTGTGCTGCTACCgaaaatttacacaagcagcaGAGTACATTTGGTTATCTATATTAGCTTTGTATTCGCCTGGTTGAGCTCTAGGCCACCAGGTGGcggcaccatgcaggccgctcacgtttaaGCCTCCACCCATCTGGCAAAACGCCCAGTACGCCTGCGTTTACCGGACACGTTAAAACTCTGTGTTGTAGAATTCCGGTATATTGTCGAATCCTCtaatggcggcattttgagccaatcagagctgacatgGTGGTGAATTCGACAGCACGGTGGAATTTGACAATTTCCAGAATGCCACCCCCGGTATTGGTTACAAAATCTGCCCCGCCGCATTGCTCACACCTGTAGTTTGCCCTCTCCCGATCAATGGGCTACACCCGCAGGCACCGCAACAACCTGAGCTACTGGCGCACGCTGGACGTCGCCGGCTGGGAGGTGGAGTTCGTGGGCGACCGCGACCTGCTGCGCGACTACGCGTTGATTCCCGAACGGGACATGGTGGGAGCGCGGGCGCCCTACCTGGAGGCGGGCAACGGAGAAGCGTACCGCATGTTGCGGCAGAACGGATTCGTCTACGACTCTTCTGTCTGCATCGAGTGAGTATACATACACCGACTGTTTTCACAATCACGTCGCGCCAATCCGGGATGCAGATCAGCCACGGCCGCCAGATTTCCGTAACGCGATCGGCGGTTAACAACTCGGAAACAGCCGAGCCGTCAATTTTTGTGACTTCAAAATGTTTTCGAGTGCCGCCGAAACAATACTAACActgccactactactactactacaactactactactaaaaAACCATCATGTACTCGGTGAAGCGAAGGCTAGGGTTCGTGTACGTAAACTACTACCTAAAGTTGAGGGTGCATGACAGTTTTCCCTTTCGTGACAGCAGCGGCAGTGCTTTGTTTGCCATACGGCATACATCACTTCTTTAAATAAATGCGTGCACTTGTTCTTCGTGACGAAGCCTGCAGCATATGCATGCATAATCGTTCTTTCAAACGCGCAGCTACATGAACAAGACCGACAAGCTTCCCTTCTTCCCCTACACGCTGGACTACGGCCTGACGATGCAATGCACGGTGCCGTCGTGTCCCAGCGGTAGCCACCCGGGCCTGTGGCTGGTGCCGCTCAACAGTTTCTATCGGACCATCCAGCACGGCGACGGATCGCGCGCGTTCGGCAGCAGCTGCGCCATGCCCGACACTTGCACTCCGCAGCCGACCAAGGAAGACGACACGCTGGATTTCCTCAGGTGCGCTTGACACGTACGGGCGCGTGTTCTGaaaatagaaatgaaaaaaaattagcCTAAGCGACTTGCTTAGGCATGGATTTGAGACAGGCCTTCATCCAGGCATCACACGCGGTGCTCCCTCAGCGCACGTGCTTCAGGTGTACGATGGCTTCAGCTTGGGTTACAGATAGTCgtttcacgtgacgtcacgcacgcgccACGTGATCGTCATCGCGGCCGCCATGTTCGGGCTTGTATACCACGAACATGGCGGCCGCGATGACGTCAGCACATATATACCGTATTCTGACGCGTGTGAATTCTAATGCTTATTGGCGGTGACCGTTTTTCAGCGGATTATCAATGTTGgtggcgaggacttacggagtcgccatctgtcggaagtgcctcccttgcgtagtatgagggatcacgcgtgGCGCGCTCCTggcaggtttcgcttacggcgctcaataaaaacaccacgcggcagcccccctggacatttctgtaactactcgcaaaacgagggaagtttttcactgccgaaataataatcttgggcaaactgaaagcggggaatcgtttacagacgctatctctttaccgaatacgtacagtgaacgccactgcgcgcggtcgccgtgatGGAGTCTACCGAAGCGGCATCTTGCGTGAAAGGTTGGCAAATACTGAGAGCAAATCATGTGAAGTATGTTCTTATAGTCGGCTGTCTGTATAACTAAATCGAGTATAACAGGATGAGGACTCAATGctgcgatcgcacgggttcgtggcgaccgactgcgcgcctGCATCTATGTACGCGCAAAATGTTTCCCTTTCGCTGCGAGCACGTTTTCGCATCGTGCCGTGAGCTTTGGGCAACAGCATGTGAGCATTTGAGAGCACACAAGACACCATCGTTGCGTGGAAActgtcagagctgttcaaaaataatttcgttatagctacGGAATTCGACACCTACCAGGGCGACTTGGCATGTCCCGTCGCGatgattgaattttttttttctaaggaccattatttctcaagttgcctatagcactgtatgtttatcggtcttctcagcgagcagtTACCCGCTGCTTCCTTTATTTAATCcagtacatttcattgtttggtgctacacaagcGTGAGCATATGTCATGCTTCTTTTTATGTGCTTTTTTATGGTTCCCTTTCCGTTactgtgaacttgccagtatctagcatcaacaagttcatagaccaaaacttcatgacattagccggacAGCGCGGGGGCGagtgtctcagtgcgcgctttgtgctgctcaccgaacatcgcagccccgacgctgtattagaaatcttcctcgcgtctgtgcttgctgcacactcgAGTTGTAACCGgcggctgtctgccggttctaagtttcgccagccaagcttcacgcagctccttgccctgcggctacgtgtgaataaggctgagaccgggctccgttgcgtacgtccggctcTGCGGCAACGAGCAGTAGCCTATACCAtgttgcacgcctccaaaggcagccactacctattatagtgctttcaaatgttgtcaagcagacccccaaggcgggaaaaccgcaccacttaatcagaaccgcagcgcaggtgggactttaaactttcgttttcagctcgcttcggcgcttccgaagcagccgacgcggccgctgtgtccacgcgaTCCCTCacgccacgtcacgccgacggtggcgccagcttatccagtggtggagctcgcccacAATACCGCTACAAATGTGCCGGTTAATGGCTCTGTTCTCTACataattacgcaatgaaacaattAACACGCCCTATACACCTAAACATTCTCAAAGAACAAACATATACGCCTTCAACCGTATCAATCTTTTAATGAAGGGCACAGCTTCCCACAGGCGTTCGtctgttcgcttacattgacgatCATCGCCGACGCGTTTTACGCACATTTTTTTTAACGCACTCTATGCGATTCCACACAGGTCAAATTTCGAACGGTACTACCACACCAACAGAGCTCCGTTCCCGGTGTTCATCCACGAAACCTGGCTGTGGAATCAGGGGCGCCGGCAGGGTTACCTTTCCTTCGTCGACTGGCTCCTCACCATGGACGACGTGTTCGTCGTCACCGTGGCCGAAGTGGTGCGGTTTATGCGGGACCCCAAACCCCTCGGCCAGTACGCGCAGACCGGTTGCTCGAGGGCCTCGGAGTTCCGGCGTTGTCCGCGAGTCCACTCGTGCTCGTTTCCCGAAGCGCCGATCGATGAAACTCGGCAGCTCGTCGGCTGCAAACCGTGTCCCGAAAGTTACCCGTGGTTGCGGGACGTCGTGCGAAGAAAAgcggaagacgacgacggcacgCGGGTGGTCCGGAAGCAGCAGTACTTTGGCTCCGGCTGCGTTCTTGTCTTCTGCTCGGCGCTCGTCGTCTGTCTCTACGTTGCTGCGAGACGGTTAGGGCGTCGCAAGACTCACTGCTTTTAGCAAATCGACCTTTCCTGCTTTGCCGTCGGATTTCTTGTTTCCGCCCGATGCACAGAATTGTGTATCCGTCGACGGTAATAAATTTGAGACCGTCATATCGTGTATGTGtagtgcacaattttttttttttctataacccCTCATGTAATGGTTTGTCGATGGGAAACGAAAAAGCAGCCACTCTGAAAACGTCATCTGCGACTCAgcgttctgctgctaagcacgaagtcgctgtTTCGATCCCCTGCCACGACGGTCTCATTCCGATGTGTGAGATGCAAAAGCGTCCGTTTATTCTGCGCTCGCCCGGGATGCTGGTGATCGAACTCATCCGTAGCCCGTTGTTTTGCGACATCAATCACTCAACGAACGACACGAATGAACGCAATGTAGTGTGAGCTCTACACATTTACATTCTGATGTGCCGAAATTCGTTTAGGTGTGACTCATTCGACTATTCTCAGTGCACAAACTGTGTATATCTGAGAAAAAGTACTGTTTTGTTGGCAAGGTTAAAAGTAAGTGGTCATTAGCGAACGCATTGTGCAAATGGTACTAACGGTGCATTTCTAGAAATTACAAGTTATAGTAGCTGTTATTTAATTCATTTTGTTCGTCAGCCTATGCGGATCGCAGCATGGTTCCATATATATGTCGTATTTCGTTGTACAAAACTGACGGTACTAACAAAACGTGCTAATAAAGACCTGCGCATCACTGGTAATATTCCAATATTGCGACAAACCCCAGCTTGGAAAATATTTCATCCATGACATGCACATAGCGCAGTTCCGGTAGCTGTTGGATGGATGGAATGTGTGTAGTATGCGCGCAGCGGTCGCACTCTTGGCCTCCGAGATCTGTCCGTACAAACGGAGCGCGCAGTGTCGGACGCCACAAGCACGCACTCCAAGGTGATTTTTTtgtttacagccaagctgtttaTGCCTAGGGTTCTGTGCATATTGTTCCGCGTAAGGTAGAACCGTGGGTCCATCCCGgacatagtgcaataccgggccgacccgcggcggaggtgaagcaagcttcaagcagtACGCCAATTTGAAAAAGTTTAacatcttgggtccaaatagaacccgtACCAGATATTAAGCTGACAAGAACAGATACACTTTGACACGCGTCGGTCATGTCTACCTTCGAACCGCCCTTTCTTTGTTGATGatagatgatgatagtgatctaaggaaaggaaggacgcttgattctgcaacccgtcagggagcacggcgaagcgtcatcaggggagagggagtgggtaGTGAAAGATggtagagaaagagggaggatgtggcctaatagactccactatgcgcgacaggtggcagtcctcagtaaagttgccagcgttgtagcggACGCTTATAAGGTGTCTATTCCCGTGGAACTtataaactccagcaggcttcgcagcgcagggagcTGTGGACACACTgggaacagcaggtcagtctctgtggccgctggaaggccgtggcgtctgtaggtgttgatcactgtggagcgttcctgcgccaaggatgggcaagcacagagaaggtgctccagagtctcggggtCCACGCACCTCTTGCATGCAGGCCACGTGGCGCGGCCCTTGGCGTGCAGCCGGGCCGCAGTCCAGGTGCAGCCAGTCCGCAAGCgcaggagtgtggaacggtctcTTCGGGAGAGGCCGTTCTCTGGAAGTGGCTTGGGGGCCCTGCCACTAGCCACTCGGGGGGTCCGGGTGAATGGAGGTGAGCAGGCACCGTAGACGATGTCTCGTGTAGTCCGAAGCCGCTACCGCTCTGGTAACCGGGACTACATCATGATGGGCAGCTTTGGCGTAGGTATCCGCTTCCTCGTTACCGGCTACCCCGACATGTGAGGGCAGCCAGTGGAATGATATTGGGATTCCGGCGGTGGCTAGAGCCGTTA comes from Dermacentor andersoni chromosome 9, qqDerAnde1_hic_scaffold, whole genome shotgun sequence and encodes:
- the LOC126527257 gene encoding chitin deacetylase 7-like; this translates as MTRYVLSLLFIVPCAWETTVAEVATTCDPRVCSLRDNCFCLGTRPPTNLSASSMPQFVMLTFDDAVNEQNMDFYRQLLGPGRRRNRANGCNLAATFFVSAGYTDFSLVHELHSVGSEIAIHSITHRNNLSYWRTLDVAGWEVEFVGDRDLLRDYALIPERDMVGARAPYLEAGNGEAYRMLRQNGFVYDSSVCIDYMNKTDKLPFFPYTLDYGLTMQCTVPSCPSGSHPGLWLVPLNSFYRTIQHGDGSRAFGSSCAMPDTCTPQPTKEDDTLDFLRSNFERYYHTNRAPFPVFIHETWLWNQGRRQGYLSFVDWLLTMDDVFVVTVAEVVRFMRDPKPLGQYAQTGCSRASEFRRCPRVHSCSFPEAPIDETRQLVGCKPCPESYPWLRDVVRRKAEDDDGTRVVRKQQYFGSGCVLVFCSALVVCLYVAARRLGRRKTHCF